A region from the Candidatus Tenderia electrophaga genome encodes:
- a CDS encoding cytochrome C peroxidase, producing MRVMAVLMLLVFAAAPAMAAEDLMDRAKQVFEPIPTTPPKDKIISPQSVELGKMLYFDPRLSSSWLVSCNTCHNLGTAGVDLQETSVGHGWKRGPRNAPTVLNSVYNIAQFWDGRASDLKEQAKGPVQAAVEMNNTPDRVVKTLKSMPEYVKRFGEVFPDQKDPVTFENMARVIADYEVTLLTPNAPIDKFIKGDDNALSKAEKEGLRLFMDKGCATCHSGINIGGGMYQPFGVVEKPGSDILPRDDKGRFAVTETPSDEYVFKVPSLRNVALTPPYFHSGKVWSLRQAVGVMGTAQLGVDLTDSEASKIVTFLHALTGDQPDVDYPILPPITDSTPKPELAVTQQGGGH from the coding sequence ATGAGAGTGATGGCTGTTTTAATGCTGCTGGTCTTCGCTGCCGCGCCGGCTATGGCCGCTGAAGACCTTATGGACAGGGCGAAACAAGTATTCGAACCCATTCCGACCACGCCGCCCAAGGATAAAATCATATCGCCGCAATCGGTGGAGCTGGGCAAGATGCTCTATTTCGATCCGCGCCTGTCCAGCAGCTGGCTGGTCAGTTGCAACACCTGCCATAACCTTGGCACCGCCGGGGTGGATTTGCAGGAGACATCGGTTGGCCACGGCTGGAAGCGCGGCCCGCGCAACGCACCGACGGTGCTCAACTCCGTCTACAACATTGCCCAGTTCTGGGACGGCCGGGCATCGGATCTGAAGGAACAAGCCAAAGGCCCGGTGCAGGCGGCGGTGGAAATGAACAACACGCCGGATAGGGTCGTCAAGACGCTCAAGAGTATGCCGGAATACGTCAAGCGCTTTGGTGAGGTCTTCCCGGATCAAAAAGATCCGGTCACCTTCGAAAATATGGCCCGCGTCATTGCCGACTACGAAGTTACCTTGCTGACACCCAATGCGCCCATCGACAAATTTATCAAGGGCGATGACAACGCCTTGTCGAAGGCGGAAAAGGAAGGTTTGCGCTTGTTCATGGATAAGGGCTGCGCTACTTGTCACAGCGGCATCAATATCGGTGGCGGTATGTATCAGCCCTTCGGTGTCGTGGAAAAGCCGGGCTCCGACATTCTGCCGCGCGATGATAAGGGGCGTTTTGCCGTGACCGAAACGCCCAGCGACGAGTATGTATTCAAAGTACCGTCATTGCGCAATGTAGCCCTGACGCCACCCTATTTCCATTCAGGCAAGGTCTGGAGCCTGAGGCAGGCGGTGGGAGTGATGGGGACGGCCCAATTGGGTGTCGACCTTACGGACAGTGAAGCGAGCAAGATCGTTACCTTTTTGCATGCCCTGACGGGTGATCAGCCCGATGTGGATTACCCGATTCTGCCGCCTATCACAGATAGCACACCGAAGCCGGAGCTGGCGGTAACCCAGCAGGGGGGTGGGCACTAG
- a CDS encoding maltodextrin phosphorylase translates to MIFERLKNSDPLPELTEVAELGMSTEDLAEDFRRHFSTTLGRDRFCRSTHYPYTALALVLRDRLMERWKNTRYAYQETDTRRVHYLSLEFLMGRALGNAMLNLGVTDEASAALERYGIELEEIAEAEHDAGLGNGGLGRLAACFLDSCATLQLPVIGYGIRYEYGMFRQEILNGYQAEEPDHWLRNGNPWELERPEFTQRVHFGGRTESYRDAHGINRMRWVDTQDVLAVPYDVPVPGYRNGTVNTLRLWSAAATDEFSLDEFNAGDYTGSVASKNDAEQITMVLYPNDASESGKELRLKQQYFLASASLRDTFRRWIRDHGAEFEQFAEKNCFQLNDTHPTIAIAELMRQLMDNHCLAWEEAWRITSSTMAYTNHTLLPEALEKWPVRVFQQLLPRHLEIIYEINARFLGQVARRWPGDTQRLTRMSIIEEGDDPQVRMAYLAIVGSYSVNGVAALHSQLLQEGLFHDFYEFWPDKFNNKTNGVTQRRWLAWCNPDQSQLISDTIGDEWVTRLEHLEKLKPYAEDAAFRKQWREVKQANKQRLADLVKKDCGVDFSTDAMFDVQVKRMHEYKRQLLNVLHVIHLYDRIKRGDTDNWTPRCVLIGGKAAPGYAMAKRIIKLVNNVAFMINNDPTVGDLLKLVFLPNYRVTAMEIIAPGTDLSEQISTAGKEASGTGNMKFMMNGAITIGTLDGANIEIREEVGDDHFFLFGMSAQEVVETRGYYDPGAIIRDDADLLRVMKLLECGHFNQFEPGLFDDIIQSIRNPLDPWLVAADFRSFVDTQRRVAEAYRDEERWTRMSILNAASSGKFSTDRTMREYNEGIWKLASVSP, encoded by the coding sequence ATGATCTTCGAACGCCTAAAAAACAGCGACCCCCTGCCGGAGTTGACCGAGGTCGCCGAGCTGGGAATGAGCACCGAGGACCTGGCGGAGGATTTTCGCCGCCATTTCAGCACCACTTTGGGGCGCGACCGTTTTTGCCGCTCTACCCATTATCCTTACACCGCCCTGGCGCTGGTGCTGCGCGACCGCTTGATGGAGCGCTGGAAGAACACCCGCTACGCCTACCAGGAGACCGATACCCGCCGGGTGCATTACCTGTCGCTGGAATTCCTGATGGGGCGCGCCCTGGGCAATGCCATGCTCAACCTCGGTGTCACCGATGAGGCCTCGGCGGCACTGGAGCGTTACGGTATCGAGCTGGAGGAAATCGCCGAGGCGGAGCACGACGCCGGGTTGGGCAACGGCGGTTTGGGACGTCTGGCGGCCTGTTTTCTCGACAGCTGCGCCACCCTGCAACTGCCGGTGATCGGCTACGGCATTCGTTACGAGTACGGCATGTTCCGTCAGGAGATCCTCAACGGTTATCAGGCCGAGGAGCCGGACCACTGGCTGCGCAATGGCAATCCCTGGGAGCTGGAGCGACCCGAGTTCACCCAGCGGGTGCACTTCGGCGGCCGCACGGAATCCTATCGTGACGCTCACGGCATCAACCGCATGCGTTGGGTCGATACCCAGGATGTGCTGGCCGTACCCTATGATGTGCCGGTGCCCGGCTATCGCAACGGTACGGTCAACACCCTGCGGCTGTGGAGCGCGGCGGCCACCGACGAGTTCAGCCTCGACGAGTTTAACGCCGGCGACTATACCGGTTCGGTGGCGAGTAAGAACGACGCCGAGCAAATCACCATGGTGCTGTATCCCAACGACGCCAGCGAGAGCGGTAAGGAGCTGCGCCTGAAACAACAGTATTTTCTCGCCTCCGCCAGTTTGCGCGACACCTTTCGTCGTTGGATTCGCGACCACGGCGCCGAATTCGAGCAGTTCGCCGAGAAGAATTGCTTTCAGCTCAACGATACCCATCCCACCATCGCCATCGCCGAACTGATGCGCCAGTTGATGGACAATCACTGCCTGGCCTGGGAAGAGGCCTGGCGCATTACCAGCAGCACCATGGCCTATACCAACCACACCCTGCTGCCCGAGGCATTGGAAAAATGGCCGGTGCGCGTGTTTCAACAATTGTTGCCGCGCCACTTGGAGATCATTTACGAAATCAACGCGCGCTTTCTCGGCCAAGTGGCGCGGCGTTGGCCCGGCGATACGCAGCGCCTGACGCGCATGTCCATTATCGAAGAGGGCGACGATCCCCAAGTGCGCATGGCCTATCTGGCCATTGTCGGCAGTTATTCCGTCAACGGTGTGGCGGCGCTGCATTCCCAGTTGTTGCAGGAAGGCCTGTTCCATGACTTCTACGAATTCTGGCCGGACAAATTCAACAACAAGACCAACGGCGTCACCCAGCGCCGTTGGCTGGCCTGGTGTAATCCGGACCAGAGCCAATTAATCAGCGATACTATCGGCGATGAATGGGTTACACGGCTGGAACACCTGGAGAAACTCAAACCCTATGCCGAAGATGCCGCCTTCCGCAAACAATGGCGCGAGGTAAAACAGGCTAATAAGCAGCGCCTGGCGGATCTGGTGAAAAAGGATTGCGGCGTGGATTTCAGCACCGATGCCATGTTCGATGTGCAGGTCAAGCGCATGCACGAATACAAACGCCAGTTATTGAATGTGCTGCATGTAATCCATCTCTACGACCGCATCAAGCGCGGCGATACCGATAACTGGACGCCGCGCTGCGTGCTCATCGGCGGCAAGGCCGCCCCCGGTTATGCCATGGCCAAACGCATCATTAAGCTGGTCAATAATGTCGCCTTTATGATCAACAATGACCCGACGGTGGGGGACCTGCTCAAGCTGGTGTTTTTGCCCAACTACCGGGTCACGGCCATGGAGATCATCGCCCCGGGCACCGACCTGTCGGAGCAGATTTCCACGGCCGGTAAAGAGGCCTCGGGCACCGGTAATATGAAATTCATGATGAACGGCGCCATCACCATCGGCACCCTGGACGGGGCCAATATCGAGATTCGCGAAGAGGTGGGTGACGATCACTTCTTCCTCTTCGGTATGAGCGCGCAGGAGGTGGTCGAGACGCGTGGCTATTACGATCCCGGCGCCATCATCCGCGACGACGCGGACCTGCTGCGGGTGATGAAATTACTGGAATGCGGCCACTTCAATCAGTTCGAGCCGGGTCTGTTCGATGACATCATCCAGTCCATTCGTAATCCGCTTGATCCCTGGCTGGTGGCGGCCGACTTCCGCAGTTTCGTCGATACTCAGCGGCGCGTTGCCGAGGCCTATCGGGATGAGGAGCGTTGGACGCGTATGAGCATTCTTAATGCCGCCAGCAGCGGCAAATTCTCCACCGACCGCACCATGCGCGAATACAACGAGGGGATTTGGAAGTTGGCGTCGGTGTCGCCGTGA
- a CDS encoding BatB protein — protein MIQFEWLWAFALVPLPLLLRLLLPAAQSRQDAALRVPFIEDFQVIGERSVHFKQRRWPLLLASLAWLFLVTAAARPQWLGEPIELPTTGRDLMLAVDLSGSMDTLDFQLSGRVVNRLEATQAIAGEFIQRRVGDRVGLILFGAQAYLQTPLTFDRQTVRTLLYEAVIGLAGQATAIGDAIGLMVKRLGDEHATDQVMILLTDGANTAGEVSPLKAAELAADKGLKIYTIGIGADEMVVQSLFGRQRVNPSADLDEGLLTAIADKTGGRYFRARDTEELQQVYGLIDQLEPSEQEAQVFRPLQALYVYPLGAAMALATALILALSLPEVRRRHG, from the coding sequence ATGATCCAGTTCGAATGGCTCTGGGCCTTTGCACTCGTGCCTTTACCCTTGTTGCTGCGCCTGCTGTTGCCGGCGGCCCAATCACGTCAGGACGCCGCCCTGCGCGTGCCCTTCATTGAAGACTTTCAGGTCATCGGCGAACGCTCCGTGCATTTCAAGCAACGGCGCTGGCCGCTGTTGCTGGCGAGCCTGGCCTGGCTATTTCTGGTGACGGCGGCGGCGCGGCCGCAATGGCTCGGCGAGCCCATCGAACTGCCCACCACGGGCCGCGATCTGATGCTGGCGGTGGACCTGTCCGGCAGTATGGACACCCTCGACTTCCAGCTCAGCGGCCGGGTGGTCAACCGCCTGGAGGCGACCCAGGCCATCGCCGGTGAATTCATCCAGCGCCGCGTCGGCGACCGGGTGGGCCTGATCCTGTTCGGCGCACAGGCTTATCTACAGACACCCCTTACCTTCGATCGCCAAACGGTGCGCACCCTGCTCTACGAGGCCGTCATCGGCCTGGCGGGTCAGGCCACCGCCATCGGCGACGCCATCGGCCTGATGGTGAAACGCTTGGGGGATGAACACGCCACGGACCAGGTGATGATCCTGCTCACCGACGGCGCCAACACCGCCGGCGAGGTGTCACCGCTCAAGGCCGCCGAACTCGCGGCGGACAAAGGCCTGAAGATCTACACCATCGGCATCGGCGCCGATGAGATGGTGGTGCAATCCCTGTTCGGCCGGCAGCGCGTCAATCCCTCGGCCGACCTGGATGAAGGACTGTTGACCGCCATCGCCGACAAGACCGGCGGCCGTTATTTTCGCGCCCGCGATACCGAGGAGTTGCAACAGGTTTATGGCCTGATCGATCAACTGGAGCCCAGCGAGCAAGAGGCGCAGGTGTTCCGTCCTCTGCAGGCCCTGTATGTCTACCCCCTCGGCGCGGCCATGGCATTGGCCACCGCGCTGATCCTGGCCCTGAGCCTGCCGGAGGTGAGGCGGCGGCATGGCTAG
- a CDS encoding asparagine synthetase B, which produces MCGIAGYLHADPARPVDPQTLVNMAAIQHHRGPDGFGYKTMNDRGIGFSHARLSIIDLNEDRGRQPFFSNDGNLMLTQNGELYDYKRIRADLTSRGARFKTKSDSELVLHLYERFGLEEMLKTCRGEYAFALYDREHDRLMLVRDRFGVKPLYWTEHNGTLVFGSELKVLFAHPEVPRQFSAQGVYHQLMQTIVPGTTAFEGVHQVKPGHVVIIERNNGKFEIKDERYWDMDFPLMGERDESQPEEFYIEAIREKLLEAVQLRLEADVPVACYLSGGIDSCATLGLAAASQQSPVKAFTIGFDDADYDESVIATEMAESVGADQDIMRLKADHLYDNFVETLWHTERTIYNTLGVAKLLMSRHVNQAGYKVVVTGEGSDELFAGYPAFRRDMFLHGLDTLPPEERKEWQALLDESNKLFQGAMLAENELHDPALDALVGFTPSCLQPWLAAAEHVPGLLHPELRKQTEGYQPGKAIAEALDGDMLKDRHPLDKAQYVWIKTMLEGQILTWGGDRVDMANSMEARPPFLDHHLAEAATKLPPTMRIKGRTEKYVLREAMKGILPKTLYEREKFAFMAPPAHTDPKKWDAMKALADEYLSDQAIDAAGVLDKDGVKAVFDLHEAQDTSASTKIQLDAVINHMIGIQVLHSHFVATDVPEMARTRAEELGWAA; this is translated from the coding sequence ATGTGCGGAATTGCAGGCTACCTACATGCAGACCCGGCCCGGCCGGTAGACCCACAGACCCTGGTCAACATGGCCGCCATCCAACACCATCGCGGACCGGACGGCTTCGGCTACAAGACCATGAACGACCGCGGCATCGGTTTCAGCCACGCCCGGCTCTCCATCATCGACCTGAACGAGGACCGCGGCCGCCAGCCGTTCTTCTCCAACGACGGCAATCTGATGCTGACCCAGAACGGCGAACTCTACGATTACAAACGCATCCGTGCCGATCTCACCTCGCGCGGCGCGCGCTTCAAAACCAAGAGCGACTCGGAGCTGGTCCTGCACCTCTACGAGCGCTTCGGCCTCGAGGAAATGCTCAAGACCTGCCGCGGCGAATACGCCTTCGCCCTCTATGACCGCGAACACGACCGCCTGATGCTGGTGCGCGACCGCTTCGGCGTCAAGCCGCTCTACTGGACCGAGCACAATGGGACGCTGGTGTTTGGCTCGGAACTGAAGGTGTTATTCGCCCATCCCGAGGTGCCGCGCCAGTTCAGTGCCCAAGGCGTCTATCACCAGTTGATGCAAACCATCGTGCCCGGCACTACCGCCTTCGAAGGCGTGCATCAGGTCAAGCCCGGTCACGTGGTGATCATCGAGCGCAACAACGGCAAGTTCGAGATCAAGGATGAGCGCTATTGGGACATGGACTTCCCGCTCATGGGCGAGCGCGACGAGTCGCAGCCGGAGGAATTCTATATCGAGGCCATTCGCGAAAAGCTGCTCGAGGCGGTGCAATTGCGCCTGGAGGCCGACGTGCCGGTGGCCTGCTACCTCTCCGGCGGCATCGACTCCTGCGCCACCCTGGGCCTGGCCGCCGCCAGTCAGCAGTCACCGGTGAAGGCCTTTACCATCGGCTTCGACGACGCCGACTACGACGAAAGCGTCATCGCCACCGAGATGGCCGAATCGGTGGGCGCCGATCAGGACATCATGCGCCTCAAGGCCGACCACCTCTACGACAACTTCGTCGAGACCCTGTGGCACACCGAACGCACCATCTACAACACCCTGGGCGTGGCCAAGTTGTTGATGAGTCGCCACGTCAACCAGGCGGGCTACAAGGTGGTGGTGACCGGTGAGGGCTCGGACGAATTGTTCGCCGGCTATCCCGCCTTCCGCCGCGACATGTTCCTGCACGGCCTGGACACCCTGCCGCCGGAGGAGCGCAAGGAGTGGCAGGCACTGCTGGATGAGAGCAACAAGCTGTTCCAGGGTGCTATGCTGGCGGAAAACGAACTTCATGATCCGGCCCTGGATGCGTTGGTCGGCTTCACGCCCAGCTGCCTGCAGCCGTGGCTGGCCGCGGCCGAGCACGTGCCCGGCCTGCTGCACCCCGAATTGCGCAAGCAAACCGAAGGCTACCAGCCGGGCAAGGCCATCGCCGAGGCCCTGGACGGCGACATGCTCAAGGATCGCCACCCGCTGGACAAGGCCCAGTACGTCTGGATCAAGACCATGCTCGAAGGCCAGATCCTCACCTGGGGCGGCGACCGCGTCGACATGGCCAACTCCATGGAGGCACGCCCGCCCTTCCTCGATCACCACCTGGCTGAAGCGGCCACCAAGCTGCCGCCGACCATGCGCATCAAGGGCCGCACCGAGAAATACGTGCTGCGTGAGGCGATGAAGGGCATCCTGCCCAAAACCTTGTATGAGCGTGAAAAATTCGCCTTTATGGCGCCGCCGGCCCACACCGATCCCAAAAAATGGGACGCGATGAAGGCACTGGCCGATGAATATCTGTCGGACCAGGCCATCGACGCCGCCGGCGTGTTGGACAAGGACGGCGTGAAAGCGGTGTTTGATCTGCACGAAGCGCAAGACACCAGCGCCTCCACCAAGATCCAACTCGACGCCGTCATCAATCATATGATCGGCATCCAGGTGTTGCACAGCCACTTCGTCGCCACCGACGTACCCGAGATGGCGCGTACGCGTGCCGAGGAACTGGGCTGGGCGGCCTGA
- a CDS encoding N-carbamoylsarcosine amidase: MTIKYEEYVNVDPLRETYRESITDAPAVHKSLEQYHTALLTIDLQFLDAAPGYGVFADVQKSGVPVEAQEYYFNRLEETVLPNVRKLQDGFRRKGLEVIHTRIQSLTQDGRDRGPGHKRLNLHAPPGSKEAEFLPQVAPQGDEIIINKTASGVFNATNVEYILRNMEITGLYMVGVYSNECVSTAIRDACDLGFYVTLIEDGCATVTPELQQATITTMKDRYARVISTQEALAELADVKARSQ, translated from the coding sequence ATGACGATAAAGTACGAAGAATATGTCAATGTCGACCCCTTACGCGAGACCTATCGCGAATCGATCACCGACGCCCCGGCGGTACACAAGTCGCTGGAGCAATACCACACCGCCCTGCTCACCATCGACCTGCAATTCCTCGACGCCGCACCCGGTTACGGCGTGTTCGCCGACGTGCAGAAATCGGGGGTGCCGGTAGAGGCGCAGGAATATTATTTCAATCGGCTGGAAGAGACCGTATTACCCAACGTACGCAAACTGCAGGACGGCTTCAGGCGCAAAGGACTGGAGGTGATTCACACCCGCATCCAGTCATTGACCCAGGACGGTCGCGACCGCGGCCCCGGCCATAAGCGCCTCAACCTGCACGCGCCGCCCGGCTCGAAAGAGGCCGAATTCCTGCCCCAAGTGGCGCCCCAGGGCGACGAGATCATTATCAACAAGACTGCCAGCGGCGTATTCAATGCCACCAATGTGGAGTACATCCTGCGCAATATGGAGATCACCGGCCTGTACATGGTCGGTGTGTATAGCAACGAATGTGTCTCCACCGCCATCCGCGACGCCTGCGATTTGGGCTTTTATGTGACACTGATAGAAGACGGTTGCGCAACCGTGACACCCGAGCTGCAACAGGCCACCATCACCACTATGAAGGACCGCTATGCCCGCGTCATTTCCACGCAAGAGGCGCTGGCGGAACTGGCGGATGTAAAGGCCAGAAGCCAATGA
- a CDS encoding AAA family ATPase produces MPMPYQNEIQQLKQQISRQIIGQEALVERLLVALLCDGHLLVEGAPGLAKTRAIKTLSEAIEGDFQRIQFTPDLLPADLTGTEVFRPQEARFEFQPGPLFHNMVLADEINRAPAKVQSALLEAMAERQITVGAVTHKLPELFLVMATQNPIEQEGTYPLPEAQLDRFLLHVTVDYPDAAAERDILHLVRGEAQHAHHAPATMITQQALFGARQEVLQIHMADPLEEYLLQLVLATRKPEGYGSELSQWIEFGASPRATIALDRCARALAWLQGRDYVAPEDIQALAHDVLRHRIILSYEAEADGVTSDTFIDALIRTVAVP; encoded by the coding sequence ATGCCCATGCCGTATCAAAACGAAATCCAACAACTCAAACAACAGATCAGCCGCCAGATCATCGGCCAAGAGGCCCTGGTGGAGCGCCTCTTGGTGGCCCTGCTGTGCGACGGCCACCTGCTGGTGGAAGGCGCGCCGGGGCTGGCCAAGACCCGCGCCATCAAGACCCTGAGCGAGGCCATCGAGGGCGATTTCCAACGCATCCAGTTCACCCCCGACCTGCTGCCCGCCGACCTCACCGGCACCGAGGTGTTCCGGCCCCAGGAGGCCCGCTTCGAATTTCAGCCCGGCCCGCTGTTTCACAACATGGTGCTGGCCGACGAGATCAATCGCGCCCCGGCCAAGGTGCAGTCCGCCCTGCTGGAGGCCATGGCCGAACGCCAGATCACCGTCGGCGCTGTGACCCACAAACTCCCCGAGCTGTTCCTGGTGATGGCGACCCAAAACCCCATCGAGCAGGAAGGGACCTACCCGCTGCCCGAGGCGCAGCTGGATCGCTTTCTCCTGCATGTGACCGTCGACTATCCCGACGCCGCCGCCGAGCGCGACATCCTGCACCTGGTACGCGGCGAGGCGCAACACGCGCACCACGCCCCCGCCACCATGATCACCCAGCAGGCCCTGTTCGGCGCGCGCCAGGAGGTGCTGCAGATCCACATGGCCGACCCCTTGGAGGAGTACCTGCTGCAACTGGTATTGGCGACGCGCAAACCGGAAGGCTACGGCAGCGAGCTGAGTCAATGGATCGAATTCGGCGCCAGTCCGCGCGCCACCATCGCCCTGGACCGCTGCGCCCGCGCCCTTGCCTGGCTGCAGGGACGCGACTATGTGGCGCCGGAAGATATCCAGGCGCTGGCCCACGATGTGCTGCGCCATCGCATCATCCTCAGTTACGAGGCCGAGGCCGACGGCGTCACCAGCGACACATTCATCGACGCCTTGATCCGCACCGTTGCCGTACCATGA
- a CDS encoding Zn-dependent hydrolase, translating into MSNLKVNATRLRDDLASLAEIGKAEDQGIYRMAFSAADMQARDWLRQRIESAGLEHYIDGAANVHARLNWREGKASIMTGSHIDSVPGGGQLDGALGVVAGLECLRCLKEQEIDLARPLEAVAFSDEEGRFGGIFGSSAICGRLTPESIHHARDLEGVSISDAMAHWGMNAMDALNAARPAESIHAFIELHIEQGPVLDRRHIKIGVVDAIAGLFKWNVRLAGMAAHAGSTPMDMRQDAFQGLAEFSGEIPRILEEHGSPSSVATVGRVELSPGAANVVPGMVEFSLDVRETNHEKLEQLASAFRRAISAIARRRDLMFEFEVLSDIAPVKCDPGVMQLISEAAQADGLSMLQMPSGAAHDTQIMSRMTRAGLIFVPSKDGRSHSPAEWTAWEDIENGANILLNTLHKLASEK; encoded by the coding sequence ATGAGTAACCTCAAAGTCAATGCCACACGTCTGCGCGACGATCTCGCCTCACTTGCGGAAATCGGCAAAGCCGAAGACCAAGGTATTTACCGCATGGCCTTCAGCGCCGCCGACATGCAGGCCAGGGACTGGTTGCGTCAACGTATCGAGAGCGCCGGGCTGGAGCACTATATAGACGGTGCGGCCAACGTTCACGCCCGGCTCAATTGGCGCGAAGGCAAGGCCAGCATCATGACAGGCTCCCATATCGACTCGGTGCCCGGCGGCGGACAGCTGGACGGCGCCCTGGGCGTGGTCGCCGGCCTGGAGTGCCTACGTTGTCTCAAGGAACAAGAGATCGATCTTGCCCGGCCGCTGGAAGCGGTGGCCTTTTCCGATGAGGAGGGACGCTTCGGCGGCATCTTCGGCTCCAGCGCCATATGCGGCCGCCTGACACCTGAGAGCATTCATCACGCACGTGATTTGGAGGGCGTCTCCATCAGTGACGCCATGGCGCACTGGGGCATGAACGCCATGGACGCCCTGAACGCCGCGCGGCCGGCGGAGAGCATTCACGCCTTTATCGAGTTGCATATCGAACAGGGGCCGGTGCTGGATCGCCGCCATATCAAGATCGGCGTGGTGGATGCCATCGCCGGCCTGTTCAAATGGAACGTCAGGCTCGCCGGCATGGCCGCCCACGCCGGCTCCACGCCCATGGACATGCGCCAGGACGCGTTTCAGGGCCTGGCGGAATTCTCCGGCGAGATCCCGCGCATCCTGGAGGAACACGGCAGCCCCAGCAGCGTCGCCACCGTCGGCCGGGTCGAGTTGTCGCCGGGCGCGGCCAACGTGGTGCCCGGCATGGTGGAATTCTCCCTCGACGTGCGCGAAACCAATCACGAAAAACTGGAACAGCTGGCCAGCGCCTTTCGCCGTGCCATCTCCGCCATCGCCCGACGCCGCGACCTGATGTTCGAATTCGAAGTACTGAGCGATATCGCCCCGGTGAAATGCGACCCCGGCGTCATGCAGTTGATCAGCGAGGCGGCCCAGGCCGACGGCCTGTCCATGCTGCAAATGCCCAGCGGCGCCGCGCATGACACCCAGATCATGTCACGCATGACGCGCGCCGGTTTGATCTTCGTCCCCAGCAAGGACGGTCGCAGCCATTCACCGGCCGAATGGACCGCCTGGGAGGACATCGAAAACGGAGCTAATATATTACTGAATACCCTCCACAAGCTGGCTAGCGAAAAATGA
- a CDS encoding aspartate carbamoyltransferase produces the protein MVKPLHPLLRNPVIPAKWRDGIERPQRLLDQVEEDPRYLVDLAGMPIVSARQFTRDRIAQVCRLAALYETSPNLFPPLKGKILINAFYEPSTRTRLSFESAWHRLGGDVMSITDPATTGIAKGESLGDVAEMFNHYGDVVVLRDRNEDAVYEMLDGLRIPIINAGNGVDEHPTQALTDMFAIFKWRPQLLAEHVADGDKARIGIIGVPNKMRTVRSLLIMLSLYAHAFEEVVVICEDDHPYDQGQLEELQQEGLNIRVSQSLNKELPQLDVVYINSIAWVGDTFERMGEDLKLNAKSPLKPGSIIMHPLARGKELSTDLDNTEHNWYFAQARGAVYIRMALLTSVVQRVQHVIDTPDELLS, from the coding sequence CTGGTGAAACCGCTTCACCCCCTACTCAGGAACCCGGTCATCCCCGCCAAATGGCGCGACGGCATCGAGCGGCCGCAGCGCCTGCTCGATCAGGTGGAGGAAGATCCGCGATACCTGGTCGACCTGGCCGGCATGCCCATCGTCTCGGCGCGCCAATTCACGCGTGACAGGATCGCCCAGGTGTGTCGCCTGGCGGCCCTATACGAGACCTCGCCCAACCTGTTCCCACCGCTGAAGGGCAAGATCCTGATCAATGCCTTTTACGAACCCAGCACGCGCACGCGGCTATCCTTCGAAAGCGCCTGGCATCGCCTCGGCGGCGACGTAATGAGCATCACGGACCCCGCCACCACCGGCATCGCCAAGGGTGAATCGCTCGGCGACGTGGCCGAGATGTTCAATCACTACGGTGATGTGGTGGTGCTGCGCGACCGCAACGAAGACGCCGTCTATGAGATGTTGGACGGACTGCGCATCCCCATCATCAATGCCGGTAACGGCGTCGATGAGCACCCCACCCAGGCGCTGACCGACATGTTCGCCATCTTCAAATGGCGCCCTCAATTGCTGGCCGAGCACGTGGCCGACGGCGACAAGGCGCGCATCGGCATCATCGGCGTGCCCAACAAGATGCGCACGGTGCGCTCCCTATTGATCATGCTGTCGCTCTATGCCCACGCCTTCGAAGAGGTGGTGGTGATCTGCGAGGATGACCATCCGTACGATCAAGGGCAATTGGAAGAACTGCAGCAAGAGGGACTCAACATCCGTGTCAGCCAATCCCTGAACAAAGAACTGCCGCAGCTGGACGTGGTCTACATCAACTCCATTGCCTGGGTGGGCGATACTTTCGAACGAATGGGTGAAGACCTGAAGCTCAACGCCAAGTCACCGCTCAAGCCCGGCTCCATCATCATGCACCCGCTGGCGCGCGGCAAGGAGCTGTCGACCGACCTGGACAACACCGAGCACAACTGGTACTTCGCCCAGGCCCGCGGCGCCGTTTACATCCGCATGGCCCTGCTCACCAGCGTGGTGCAGCGCGTCCAGCATGTCATCGACACACCCGACGAACTATTATCTTAA